The proteins below are encoded in one region of Mesotoga sp. Brook.08.105.5.1:
- a CDS encoding HAMP domain-containing sensor histidine kinase: MRSVTGEELSFKKAKRRWTLFFTLVVVTLVSVLSLLIFVLALRLEGRAEIIELNRIADRIESRIGRPPAVGVERMIRNYPGNLDIFTSEDEILEFVTPSGEILLQLGGAIISDIPIAEGTSRVKAIDYGESEHEYTVLTREIRGIAGQPVFFLRVGKSTEGLSDGLKSLLFSLLLLVLMVAVISWVAGMTLARYVLTPLKESYERLQRFTADASHELKTPLTILRLGVDMLKERKLEKESMEKIDMIDGATRSMQNVVNKLLLLARVQNEKKLEIAPEDVELGVFLAELKEYHRPLAESRGVRILVESRDDVVLKTSSDNLKVAVAAILENAIKFTEENSDVTIKAFESEGFALIQISDLGSGVADSEKERVFERFYKTDESHNGPGSGLGLSIAREIIGSLGGEITVRNHVDGGSTFEIRIPLRKHK, translated from the coding sequence ATGAGATCAGTGACAGGTGAAGAGCTTTCTTTCAAGAAGGCAAAGAGGAGATGGACACTGTTCTTCACGCTGGTCGTCGTTACTCTCGTCTCCGTTCTCAGCCTTCTTATCTTTGTGCTTGCCCTAAGACTTGAAGGAAGAGCCGAAATAATCGAACTGAACAGAATTGCCGACAGAATCGAGTCTAGAATAGGTAGGCCTCCTGCAGTAGGAGTCGAGCGGATGATCAGAAACTATCCCGGGAATCTCGACATCTTCACCTCAGAAGACGAAATTCTTGAGTTTGTAACTCCCTCTGGCGAAATCCTCCTGCAGCTTGGAGGAGCAATAATCAGTGACATACCGATTGCAGAGGGCACCTCGAGAGTGAAGGCAATCGACTATGGAGAATCCGAGCACGAGTACACCGTTCTGACCAGAGAGATAAGAGGGATTGCAGGGCAGCCCGTCTTCTTCCTTAGAGTCGGAAAATCAACTGAGGGACTCAGTGATGGGCTGAAGAGCCTTCTGTTTTCGCTGCTTCTTCTTGTCCTGATGGTTGCCGTAATCTCCTGGGTAGCCGGTATGACTCTCGCAAGATATGTTTTGACTCCTTTGAAAGAGAGTTATGAAAGACTCCAGCGCTTTACCGCCGATGCCTCTCATGAGCTGAAAACACCACTCACAATTCTCAGATTGGGTGTAGATATGCTCAAGGAGAGAAAACTGGAGAAAGAATCGATGGAAAAGATCGATATGATTGATGGGGCGACCAGAAGTATGCAGAACGTTGTGAACAAGCTGCTCCTTCTCGCGAGAGTGCAGAACGAAAAGAAGTTAGAGATTGCCCCTGAAGATGTGGAGCTAGGAGTTTTCCTCGCTGAACTGAAAGAGTATCATCGACCTCTTGCAGAGTCAAGGGGAGTTCGCATTCTCGTTGAATCCCGCGATGATGTTGTTCTGAAAACTTCCTCAGACAATCTCAAAGTTGCGGTCGCGGCAATTCTAGAAAACGCAATCAAATTCACTGAAGAAAACAGCGATGTCACCATAAAGGCCTTCGAGAGTGAAGGATTTGCCCTCATTCAGATAAGCGATCTCGGTTCAGGCGTAGCCGACTCTGAAAAGGAAAGAGTCTTCGAACGATTCTATAAGACCGATGAATCTCATAACGGCCCAGGAAGTGGTCTGGGTCTTTCAATCGCAAGGGAAATTATCGGTTCTCTAGGAGGCGAAATCACAGTCAGAAACCATGTCGACGGAGGAAGCACATTCGAAATACGGATACCATTAAGAAAA
- a CDS encoding response regulator transcription factor: MKVLIVEDERDLGRLLKEFLEREGFVVETAADGEEGLYMATSGPFDVIVLDILLPKLNGWQVLEGIRSSGSKIPVLMLTALDGIEDKVKGFYLGADDYLSKPFDIRELVVRIQSLLRRSQPVGTPSSILKVGDLALDMSLKTVIRGNERIALRKKEYQILEYLMLNSGRVVPKSELEEHLWNEDDELWSDVIRSHIKNLRKKIDGGHKKKLIKTVRGMGYEISDR, from the coding sequence ATGAAGGTTCTGATTGTAGAAGACGAGCGTGACCTGGGAAGACTCCTCAAGGAGTTCCTGGAGAGAGAGGGTTTTGTTGTCGAGACCGCTGCGGACGGTGAAGAAGGACTTTACATGGCTACCAGCGGTCCGTTTGATGTCATTGTTCTCGATATTCTGCTTCCAAAACTGAACGGATGGCAGGTGCTGGAAGGGATCAGGAGTTCTGGGAGCAAGATACCTGTGCTCATGTTGACCGCCTTGGACGGCATAGAGGACAAAGTAAAGGGTTTCTATCTGGGAGCCGACGACTACCTATCCAAACCTTTCGACATCCGCGAACTAGTTGTAAGAATTCAGTCGTTGCTAAGAAGGAGCCAGCCGGTCGGAACTCCTTCAAGTATTCTGAAGGTTGGAGACCTCGCTCTGGATATGTCGCTCAAAACGGTGATAAGGGGAAATGAAAGAATAGCGCTCCGAAAGAAGGAGTACCAGATTCTTGAATACCTCATGCTTAACAGCGGCAGGGTAGTCCCGAAAAGCGAGCTGGAAGAGCATCTTTGGAACGAAGACGACGAACTATGGTCAGATGTCATAAGAAGCCATATCAAGAACCTCCGCAAGAAGATTGACGGTGGTCACAAGAAAAAGCTGATAAAGACAGTCAGAGGTATGGGATATGAGATCAGTGACAGGTGA
- a CDS encoding (2Fe-2S) ferredoxin domain-containing protein, translating into MIIRVCMGSACLMKGSPEVSKRLVELVTEHGLSRFTTIKGSHCMGPCSDGVVVDIDEKRFTNISVHNIDDFFKKEILQRE; encoded by the coding sequence GTGATTATAAGAGTATGCATGGGAAGCGCCTGTCTTATGAAGGGTTCTCCCGAAGTCTCCAAGAGACTGGTAGAGTTAGTGACCGAACACGGTTTGAGTAGATTCACAACAATCAAGGGTTCTCACTGCATGGGGCCTTGTTCTGATGGAGTAGTTGTCGATATCGATGAGAAGAGGTTCACGAATATATCAGTGCATAATATAGATGATTTCTTCAAGAAGGAGATACTTCAGCGGGAATAG
- a CDS encoding nitrilase-related carbon-nitrogen hydrolase, translating to MRIGGVPLNIVWESPEINMKIIERLFAGASAAGVELIVFPETTLSGFTRNAERAYVKDACDFFKKQVDYWGIPAVYGFIDKRESKFYNCAAFLASGSEPLIYRKRKLFSYGGENTVYTPGDSNLSFAMKEIQFSLNICYDLRFPELFRANLPAEVMIVIANWPEKRANHWQALLKARAIENQSFVLGLNRTGVDGNGIEYDEAFSVLFDQDGNEVPFEAEKGLLLWELDYERLSILRDWRERFPALKDI from the coding sequence ATGAGAATAGGCGGCGTTCCTCTCAACATCGTCTGGGAGTCTCCGGAGATCAACATGAAGATAATCGAAAGACTTTTCGCAGGGGCCTCGGCGGCCGGGGTCGAGCTGATTGTCTTTCCTGAAACTACCTTGAGCGGGTTCACTCGTAACGCAGAGAGAGCCTATGTGAAAGATGCGTGTGATTTCTTCAAGAAGCAGGTAGATTACTGGGGTATTCCGGCTGTCTACGGTTTCATAGACAAAAGAGAATCGAAATTCTACAATTGCGCCGCTTTTCTCGCTTCGGGCTCGGAACCTTTGATATATCGAAAGAGAAAGCTTTTTTCATACGGAGGAGAGAATACAGTTTACACCCCCGGTGATTCCAATCTCTCTTTCGCGATGAAAGAGATACAGTTCTCTCTGAATATCTGCTATGACCTTCGTTTTCCTGAGCTCTTCAGGGCTAACTTGCCTGCAGAGGTCATGATAGTGATTGCCAACTGGCCGGAAAAACGGGCAAATCACTGGCAGGCTCTTCTTAAGGCAAGGGCAATCGAGAATCAGTCATTTGTTCTGGGGCTAAATAGAACGGGGGTCGACGGCAACGGCATCGAATACGACGAAGCCTTTTCCGTCCTCTTCGATCAAGACGGTAACGAGGTACCTTTTGAAGCCGAGAAGGGATTGCTTCTTTGGGAACTGGACTATGAGAGACTGAGTATTCTAAGAGACTGGCGGGAAAGATTCCCCGCACTCAAAGACATTTAG
- a CDS encoding pyroglutamyl-peptidase I, with protein sequence MILVTHFDPFGGSKMNASQIVVELLAEIREGIELMSLPTIFGDAFSRLRQRLLVGVPEALIMVGQAAGRSLITPEKVAINWKESATPDNNGFIAIGEKIISDSPDAYFSKLPVDRIVSKLKAEGLPVEKSFSAGAFVCNYLFYRCMDFLTKKGINIPSGFVHIPCIPEQIGPGEDRPAVEAEVSARVLSRIIDLALEENR encoded by the coding sequence ATGATACTAGTGACCCACTTCGATCCTTTCGGAGGAAGTAAAATGAACGCTTCGCAGATAGTCGTGGAGCTTCTAGCGGAAATCAGGGAAGGCATTGAGCTCATGAGCCTTCCAACGATCTTCGGCGACGCCTTTTCTCGACTGAGGCAGCGTTTATTGGTCGGCGTCCCGGAGGCATTGATTATGGTCGGCCAGGCGGCCGGGAGATCTCTCATCACTCCGGAGAAGGTTGCGATCAACTGGAAGGAATCGGCGACTCCAGACAACAACGGATTTATTGCGATCGGGGAGAAGATTATATCTGATTCTCCCGACGCATATTTCTCGAAGCTTCCGGTCGACCGTATTGTCTCGAAGCTGAAGGCTGAGGGCCTTCCCGTCGAAAAATCTTTCTCGGCAGGCGCATTTGTCTGCAACTATCTCTTTTACAGGTGTATGGATTTTCTGACGAAGAAAGGCATAAACATACCCTCCGGATTTGTACATATACCTTGCATTCCCGAACAGATAGGTCCGGGAGAAGACAGACCTGCAGTAGAGGCGGAAGTCTCGGCTAGAGTCCTTTCGAGGATAATAGATCTTGCACTGGAGGAGAATAGATGA
- a CDS encoding S9 family peptidase, translating into MKKLKLEDLYKYSTVGDLHIFPDGENFVFVRKTIDKKENRYESNIWSGNMKNGKIRQLTRGGKDGSPAVSPDGKSILFVSRRDKDAKGSGLYLLPLEGGESRLVKTLKGGFSSVSWIDSETILFITKHAPGEDPEKMEEDDPPEKKVYEIDKIPFVSNGVGFTENRVGRLYKMKLENGKMEPVEAIGGDIENIVVSPERKRVAVMTTEDMEKRPVWSSLYILDLQNGMAKRIGDDTLSFYHCQWSGERELFAVATDFEKGFPTNPFIVHVDLESLTLNIVARELDLYFGNSLNSDVRGVSPNTSMKVLEGKLFSLVTAGSQIKLISMDKEGKVEEIAVSLGSIDCFDITGEVLLLSEMTTIEPLEIYSFVKGKRKKLTNFNSWMKGLKLSKPESFEVEASDGQKIEGWIMKPVDFEEGKKYPAVVEIHGGPKTAYGGGYVHEFQTLASEGYAVIYCNPRGSAGYGTDFADIRGHYGERDFEDIMEIVEYVINEYDFVDEDRLGVTGGSYGGFMTNWIVGHTDAFKAAVSQRSISSWISFFGTTDIGYFFASDQTGSDFFDNLEGYLRQSPLMSAPNVVTPILFIHSLEDYRCWVPEAMQFFTALRYLGKEAKMVLFPKENHELSRGGLPVHREKRLRAILEWFDSHLKI; encoded by the coding sequence TTGAAGAAGCTGAAGCTTGAGGATCTTTACAAATACTCCACTGTGGGCGATCTTCACATCTTTCCCGACGGGGAAAACTTTGTCTTTGTAAGAAAGACGATAGACAAGAAGGAGAACCGGTACGAAAGCAACATCTGGTCGGGCAACATGAAAAATGGGAAAATCCGTCAGCTGACCCGGGGCGGGAAGGACGGTTCCCCCGCCGTCAGTCCAGACGGCAAGAGCATTCTCTTTGTCTCGAGAAGAGACAAGGACGCGAAAGGATCCGGGCTTTATCTTCTGCCCCTTGAGGGCGGGGAAAGCAGACTGGTGAAGACTCTCAAAGGAGGATTCTCCTCTGTTTCGTGGATCGATTCGGAGACGATTCTCTTCATAACGAAGCATGCGCCCGGGGAAGATCCCGAGAAGATGGAAGAAGACGATCCGCCAGAGAAGAAGGTTTACGAGATAGACAAAATACCATTTGTCTCTAACGGAGTTGGATTCACGGAGAACAGAGTAGGCCGTCTGTATAAGATGAAACTCGAAAACGGAAAGATGGAACCGGTTGAAGCCATTGGAGGCGATATCGAAAACATTGTTGTATCTCCCGAGAGAAAGAGAGTCGCGGTGATGACGACCGAAGATATGGAGAAGAGGCCGGTATGGAGCAGTCTCTACATCCTCGATTTGCAGAACGGAATGGCGAAGAGAATCGGAGACGACACTCTCTCTTTCTATCACTGCCAGTGGTCAGGCGAACGCGAGCTATTCGCTGTCGCAACCGACTTTGAAAAAGGCTTCCCGACCAATCCCTTCATTGTCCATGTAGATCTGGAATCTCTTACGCTTAATATAGTTGCCAGAGAGTTGGACCTGTACTTTGGCAACAGCCTGAACAGCGATGTGAGGGGTGTGTCGCCGAACACTTCCATGAAGGTTTTGGAAGGCAAGCTGTTTTCACTGGTAACTGCGGGATCGCAAATAAAGCTGATTTCTATGGATAAAGAGGGAAAGGTAGAGGAAATCGCTGTCTCTTTGGGGAGCATTGACTGCTTCGATATCACAGGCGAAGTGCTTCTCCTTTCTGAGATGACGACGATCGAGCCGCTTGAGATCTACTCTTTTGTCAAAGGCAAGAGGAAGAAGCTCACAAACTTCAACTCATGGATGAAAGGTCTTAAGCTGTCGAAACCTGAAAGCTTCGAAGTGGAGGCCTCCGACGGGCAGAAGATCGAAGGCTGGATAATGAAGCCCGTAGACTTCGAGGAAGGCAAGAAGTACCCGGCAGTCGTAGAGATCCACGGAGGTCCTAAGACGGCATACGGCGGCGGATATGTACATGAATTCCAGACTCTAGCCTCTGAAGGGTACGCAGTTATTTACTGCAACCCGAGGGGAAGTGCCGGTTACGGAACCGACTTCGCCGACATAAGGGGTCACTACGGGGAAAGGGATTTCGAAGACATAATGGAGATCGTCGAGTATGTCATAAACGAATATGATTTCGTTGACGAGGATAGGCTTGGAGTCACCGGAGGTTCTTACGGCGGCTTTATGACAAACTGGATTGTAGGACATACGGACGCCTTCAAGGCTGCCGTCTCTCAGAGGTCTATCTCGAGCTGGATTTCCTTCTTCGGCACCACAGATATTGGATACTTCTTTGCAAGCGACCAGACCGGCAGCGATTTCTTCGACAACCTCGAGGGTTATCTCAGACAGTCTCCTCTGATGTCGGCGCCCAACGTCGTCACTCCGATTCTTTTCATTCACTCCCTTGAAGACTACAGATGCTGGGTCCCCGAAGCGATGCAGTTCTTCACGGCGTTAAGGTATCTCGGAAAAGAGGCCAAAATGGTGCTCTTCCCGAAGGAGAACCACGAGCTTTCCAGAGGAGGCCTTCCCGTACACAGGGAAAAGCGTTTGAGGGCAATACTGGAATGGTTCGATTCCCACCTGAAGATATGA
- a CDS encoding GNAT family N-acetyltransferase: MENKKAGNIHVRFATIDDNERLLKIEQESAQEGNIWLVAFREDFFGRLKYFEEGFIMIAEDAYDIIGCIGVGIDRLIVNGEIKKAIYLFGLRTNPKYRLKVARWLRSIIQELQNLLGPTDFDFGYASVKADNVASKKILEHMGFSTTATLDFYACPVRKTSREKSVFVEREVDLETILDLYRPLEKDRDFLLQGTKAFESMVAERRLRLFKTEGASALVLDTSGEQDFGITRLSKGLRAFQLLAQRTLSPLVRIPRMNERLRSWDVLLFDWGDIRSARRTVRKIHRCAWEEGITLINFSRDRSLGSMKDALGLLSFRIPFEIMIYEKNGINRGSRPIIRTPTI, from the coding sequence ATGGAAAACAAAAAGGCAGGAAACATACATGTAAGGTTCGCCACAATCGATGACAACGAAAGGCTCCTCAAGATAGAGCAAGAATCGGCTCAGGAGGGGAATATCTGGCTCGTCGCTTTCAGAGAAGACTTCTTTGGAAGACTGAAGTACTTTGAAGAGGGCTTTATTATGATTGCCGAAGACGCATACGACATTATCGGATGCATCGGTGTTGGAATCGACAGATTGATAGTCAATGGGGAAATCAAGAAAGCAATATATCTCTTCGGACTGCGCACCAATCCGAAATACAGGCTCAAGGTCGCCCGCTGGCTTAGATCGATCATCCAGGAACTGCAGAATCTCCTTGGCCCCACGGATTTCGATTTCGGATATGCGTCGGTCAAGGCCGACAACGTTGCCTCGAAGAAGATCTTGGAACACATGGGGTTCTCGACTACGGCTACACTGGACTTCTACGCCTGTCCGGTGAGGAAGACCTCCCGGGAGAAGTCGGTTTTTGTGGAAAGGGAGGTAGACCTCGAAACAATATTGGACCTGTACAGACCTCTCGAGAAGGATCGTGACTTCCTCCTTCAGGGTACGAAGGCCTTCGAGTCTATGGTTGCAGAGAGAAGATTGAGGTTGTTCAAGACGGAAGGGGCGTCCGCCCTGGTTCTCGACACGAGCGGCGAGCAGGATTTCGGAATTACGCGACTTTCAAAGGGATTGAGGGCATTCCAGCTTCTGGCCCAGAGAACTCTTTCGCCACTGGTAAGGATTCCGAGGATGAATGAGCGGTTGAGATCCTGGGACGTTCTTCTCTTTGACTGGGGCGATATTCGAAGCGCCAGAAGGACCGTAAGAAAGATTCACAGATGCGCCTGGGAAGAGGGTATAACGCTGATCAACTTTTCGAGGGACAGAAGCCTTGGGAGCATGAAGGATGCGTTGGGTCTACTCAGTTTCAGGATTCCCTTTGAGATAATGATCTATGAGAAGAACGGCATAAACAGAGGAAGCAGACCTATAATCAGAACTCCGACGATATAG
- a CDS encoding cupin domain-containing protein, which yields MLKSSIEKGKVVLDKSGLKGRIIYDKETAQAVIIDIERGKELAEHKTPVDVFILVLAGKGIITIGGESHEVVKDDIIDSPKMIPHGIINTGEEPMRVLVVKAPHP from the coding sequence ATGTTGAAAAGTTCAATAGAAAAAGGGAAAGTCGTGCTTGACAAGTCAGGTCTCAAGGGTCGGATTATCTACGACAAAGAGACTGCACAGGCAGTCATTATAGATATTGAAAGGGGAAAAGAGTTAGCCGAGCACAAGACTCCGGTAGATGTATTCATTCTAGTTCTAGCCGGAAAGGGAATAATCACTATCGGTGGAGAAAGCCATGAAGTTGTGAAAGACGACATCATAGACAGTCCGAAAATGATCCCGCACGGAATAATCAATACCGGAGAGGAGCCGATGCGCGTTCTGGTAGTGAAGGCGCCGCATCCATAG
- a CDS encoding TIGR00341 family protein: MAERLIEVFSGSDPEKDLEEMLEEKSIIAHWTVKTSEKLWQTKILALAENSEKVLDSLEQRFTQDESFRAILFQVEASLPRTQEEEKEEEQAEEEEKKPEKGIFKRISREELYHDISEMISNDAVDITMIILSTIVATIGLLRNSPAIIIGAMVIAPMLGPNVAQSFATTLGDFGLLAKSVRTNLIRIGLGFAFALVFGLLFRPDYTTHEITSRTVANLGDIVLAFSSGTAAALSITSGVSTSLIGVMVAVSLMPPLATAGMLLGSGNVAGFSGAILLFFVNIVCINLASIITFRLQGIGPRSWWEANKAGKAVKVTIIGWLVVLGLLALSLFLSKAL; encoded by the coding sequence ATGGCCGAAAGACTGATAGAAGTATTTTCAGGCTCCGACCCTGAAAAAGATCTTGAGGAAATGCTGGAAGAAAAATCGATAATCGCTCACTGGACGGTTAAGACATCGGAAAAGCTCTGGCAGACGAAGATACTGGCGCTTGCCGAAAACAGCGAGAAGGTCCTGGACTCTCTCGAGCAGCGCTTCACCCAGGATGAGTCCTTCAGGGCGATACTCTTTCAGGTGGAAGCCTCGCTTCCAAGAACTCAAGAAGAGGAGAAAGAAGAGGAACAGGCCGAGGAAGAAGAGAAGAAGCCCGAGAAGGGAATCTTCAAGCGAATAAGCAGAGAAGAGCTGTATCACGACATCTCTGAAATGATATCTAACGACGCAGTTGACATAACAATGATTATTCTTTCGACCATCGTCGCAACGATAGGGCTTCTTAGGAACAGCCCGGCAATAATAATCGGGGCGATGGTCATCGCTCCAATGCTCGGGCCAAATGTCGCACAGTCTTTCGCAACGACGCTCGGAGATTTCGGACTTCTTGCAAAATCCGTGAGAACGAATCTGATCCGCATCGGACTGGGCTTTGCCTTCGCTCTTGTCTTTGGGCTCCTGTTCAGGCCAGATTACACTACTCACGAGATAACCAGCCGCACGGTGGCCAACCTGGGTGACATTGTGCTCGCCTTTTCATCCGGGACGGCCGCAGCTCTCTCAATTACCTCCGGCGTCTCGACATCTCTTATCGGAGTTATGGTGGCCGTTTCCCTGATGCCACCGTTGGCTACTGCAGGAATGCTGCTGGGCAGCGGCAATGTGGCCGGCTTTTCCGGGGCGATACTCCTTTTCTTTGTAAACATAGTCTGCATAAACCTCGCCTCGATAATCACGTTTAGGCTTCAAGGGATAGGACCGCGCTCATGGTGGGAGGCGAACAAGGCAGGTAAAGCCGTCAAGGTGACGATAATTGGCTGGCTGGTCGTTCTTGGATTACTTGCGCTGTCCTTATTCCTGAGCAAGGCACTGTAA
- a CDS encoding SMR family transporter, producing the protein MVYLLLAILSSSSIAMIFKVTEGRCYNRLAVTTFNYLSAFFIALVMVAVERPAVGPGGGSPSEVIAKGERLFSLTSSVVWGLSLGLVSGLFFFLSFIFYQKSVRESGASLSGAFGKLGILIPMLLSLLVWKEYPEAIQWVGISLAIFSIILVNNPFGSTRRNFKPALIMLFITGGLAEFMNKLFQNYTVGGYKSIFLFSVFASAFIISAIFLKKSGKPAMKREAFVGLIVGLPNLFSSFFLIMALEEMKGSVVFPIYSAGSVVMISLGSLLLFGEKLKKLEMISLGMVLVSLIVINI; encoded by the coding sequence GTGGTCTATCTTTTGCTGGCGATACTTTCCAGTTCCTCTATAGCAATGATTTTCAAGGTGACCGAGGGGAGATGTTACAACAGGCTTGCGGTTACGACGTTTAATTACCTGAGCGCGTTCTTCATAGCGCTGGTTATGGTAGCGGTTGAAAGACCGGCCGTAGGTCCCGGCGGAGGATCTCCTTCAGAAGTGATCGCGAAGGGAGAACGTCTTTTCAGTCTCACCAGTAGCGTAGTCTGGGGCCTGTCTTTGGGACTCGTTTCCGGCCTCTTCTTCTTTCTCTCCTTCATCTTCTATCAGAAGAGCGTCAGGGAAAGCGGGGCAAGCCTTTCCGGTGCTTTCGGAAAGCTGGGGATTCTAATCCCAATGCTTTTGTCGCTTCTGGTGTGGAAGGAATACCCTGAAGCTATCCAGTGGGTCGGGATATCTCTCGCGATATTCTCAATAATTCTTGTAAACAACCCATTCGGATCAACCAGAAGAAACTTCAAACCCGCTCTAATTATGTTGTTTATTACTGGAGGACTTGCCGAATTCATGAACAAGCTCTTCCAGAACTACACCGTGGGCGGTTACAAAAGCATCTTTCTCTTCAGCGTCTTTGCCAGCGCCTTCATAATAAGCGCGATCTTTCTCAAGAAGTCTGGAAAACCGGCAATGAAAAGAGAAGCTTTTGTAGGGCTGATTGTGGGACTACCTAATCTCTTCTCTTCCTTCTTTCTCATAATGGCTCTTGAAGAAATGAAGGGTTCGGTGGTTTTCCCCATATACAGTGCCGGAAGCGTTGTGATGATCAGTCTTGGAAGCCTGTTGCTATTCGGTGAAAAGCTCAAGAAGCTCGAGATGATTTCCCTGGGAATGGTGCTGGTCTCCCTGATTGTAATAAACATATGA